The Portunus trituberculatus isolate SZX2019 unplaced genomic scaffold, ASM1759143v1 PGA_scaffold_273__1_contigs__length_138927, whole genome shotgun sequence genome contains a region encoding:
- the LOC123500450 gene encoding putative nuclease HARBI1 yields MPGVIGAIDGTHIPIPGPSHERQAYINRKGFPSIQLQAVCDAKLRFINILTGWPGSVHDARVFRNSPLYTLLENGNLPEDYHLLGDSAYTLQPYMLVPYRDNGHLLPWQVNFNHIHSTSRVVIERAFGLLKSKFRRLQKLEMIDVERIPLVISGACVMHNIILMKENLNLDLEIQQDLEVIGHDGGVDNVAAREARAAAVQKRDEIATGLAMHM; encoded by the coding sequence ATGCCTGGAGTAATAGGAGCCATTGATGGGACTCACATCCCTATCCCAGGGCCGTCACATGAAAGACAGGCATACATAAATAGGAAAGGTTTTCCTAGCATTCAGTTGCAAGCTGTTTGTGATGCCAAACTTAGGTTCATTAACATTCTGACAGGTTGGCCTGGTTCTGTACATGATGCCAGAGTGTTTAGAAATAGCCCACTTTACACTCTGTTGGAAAATGGTAATCTTCCTGAAGATTATCATCTATTAGGAGATTCAGCCTATACTCTGCAGCCTTACATGCTAGTTCCATATAGAGACAATGGACACTTGCTTCCGTGGCAGGTTAATTTTAATCATATCCACTCCACTTCAAGGGTTGTCATCGAGAGGGCATTTGGGCTTCTGAAATCAAAATTTAGGCGGCTACAGAAGTTAGAGATGATTGATGTAGAAAGAATCCCTTTAGTAATATCTGGTGCCTGTGTGATGCATAATATAattttaatgaaggaaaacttAAACCTAGATTTAGAGATTCAGCAGGACTTAGAAGTAATTGGACATGATGGTGGAGTTGATAATGTTGCAGCACGAGAAGCACGTGCTGCGGCAGttcagaaaagggatgagataGCCACTGGCTTGGCCATGCACATGTAA
- the LOC123500453 gene encoding uncharacterized protein LOC123500453 → MVRDELTRKYFVNCDRILETRDNEIKICDSKLKNCNKSGLMAHKETSKHMKNFEAKKKSLSIKCFTRKQVEDPQDKVHNAELLLSAFMAEHGMPFSQADHLIEVMKKMFPECDTVKKMTMKKTKASYVMQYGLAWEERQEIVEICRENKFSLMIDESTDVSVTQILAVMVRFYDKKKCQVTDALLDIIEVEDASAEGLYKVVKELFQSKNIPLTNIIGFASDNCSAMMGVHNGFQARLKEDVPSVYILGCVCHSFALCASHACIHLPSYLESFLKNVCCYFSRSSKRQHQFRLIQEVVHSPKHKMIKLSQTRWLSRGQVISRVLEQWDALLLFFQTESASDEDGASQIYKTMSRKGTKHMLLFLNYILGKVDRMNKEFQAESFRLSSLYSSISDEYRNILSMFLKNEVLESRKLSDINPHNSSLYLGVDDVNVGGRCSALLLKEPLGESKRKFLADCRGFLVELCAQIRKRFPLDENGVLAQLHIIDPKVALSPQRKPKFIAKLAVHFPTLVNEANLDDLQDEWESLLWFKGSLQSLNQLPTSFWQELLQVKDANNKTKFPILAVFMRDLLALPHSSASVERMFSKINLIKTKQSNSLLSNTVANRMLAKQAIARQGVSCYDWKPSKVLLSDLKTGKCHQRYKDMCSKVEMATLHSPDPDDDDSDEEPPLQVYAY, encoded by the exons ATGGTCAGAGATGAACTCACCAGGAAATACTTTGTTAACTGCGACAGAATCCTTGAGACGAGAGATAACGAGATCAAGA TATGTGATAGCAAGCTGAAAAATTGCAACAAGTCAGGATTAATGGCACATAAGGAAACATCTAAACATATGAAAAACtttgaagcaaagaaaaaaagtctgaGTATTAAATGTTTCACAAGGAAGCAAGTGGAAGATCCACAAGATAAAGTGCACAATGCTGAGCTGCTGTTATCAGCGTTCATGGCAGAACACGGCATGCCTTTTTCGCAGGCGGATCATCTAAttgaagtgatgaaaaaaatgtttccTGAATGTGATACAGTtaagaaaatgacaatgaagaaaacaaaagcttCATATGTGATGCAATATGGACTAGCTTGGGAAGAACGCCAAGAAATAGTGGAAATCTGTAGAGAGAACAAGTTTTCCCTTATGATCGATGAGAGCACTGATGTATCGGTGACGCAGATTCTTGCAGTAATGGTACGGTTCTACGATAAGAAGAAATGTCAGGTGACAGACGCCCTATTGGACATAATAGAAGTGGAAGATGCAAGTGCAGAGGGTCTGTACAAGGTTGTGAAAGAACTATTCCAAAGTAAAAATATTCCACTTACAAATATCATTGGCTTCGCAAGTGACAATTGCTCGGCAATGATGGGTGTTCACAATGGATTCCAGGCACGCTTGAAGGAAGACGTACCCTCTGTATATATCCTTGGTTGCGTATGCCATTCTTTCGCCCTTTGTGCTAGCCATGCATGTATCCACTTGCCTTCCTACCTTGAATCATTTTTGAAGAACGTTTGCTGCTACTTTTCTCGAAGTAGCAAGCGACAACATCAGTTCAGACTGATTCAAGAAGTCGTGCATAGCCCCAAACACAAGATGATTAAACTCTCGCAGACCCGCTGGTTATCTCGAGGTCAAGTGATATCCAGAGTTTTGGAGCAGTGGGATGCCCTCCTGCTGTTCTTTCAGACAGAGTCTGCTTCAGATGAAGATGGAGCATCTCAAATTTATAAGACAATGTCAAGGAAGGGCACTAAACACATGCTTTTGTTCCTGAATTATATCCTAGGAAAAGTGGATAGAATGAACAAAGAGTTTCAGGCTGAGTCCTTCAGGCTCAGCAGCCTGTACTCCTCAATCTCTGACGAGTATCGAAACATCCTAAGTATGTTTCTTAAAAATGAGGTGCTTGAATCACGAAAACTATCAGACATTAATCCTCACAACTCCTCACTGTACCTTGGTGTAGATGACGTAAATGTTGGCGGAAGATGCAGTGCTTTGCTACTGAAAGAACCGCTTGGTGAATCAAAGAGAAAGTTTCTTGCTGACTGTCGGGGATTTCTAGTGGAACTATGTGCTCAAATAAGAAAGAGATTTCCTTTGGACGAAAATGGTGTCCTGGCCCAGCTTCATATCATTGACCCAAAAGTTGCATTATCTCCACAACGAAAACCGAAATTTATCGCAAAATTAGCTGTTCACTTCCCTACACTCGTGAATGAGGCAAACTTGGATGATTTACAAGATGAATGGGAGTCTCTGTTGTGGTTCAAGGGTAGCCTCCAAAGCTTGAACCAGTTACCAACTTCTTTCTGGCAAGAGCTACTCCAAGTAAAGGATgcgaacaataaaacaaaatttcctATTCTTGCTGTATTCATGAGAGATCTCTTGGCGCTACCACATTCATCTGCTTCAGTCGAACGAATGTTTTCTAAAATCAACTTAATAAAGACGAAGCAGTCAAATAGCCTCTTATCCAACACTGTGGCAAACAGAATGCTTGCGAAACAGGCCATCGCTAGACAGGGGGTATCTTGTTATGACTGGAAGCCATCAAAAGTACTGCTTAGCGACTTGAAAACTGGAAAATGCCATCAGCGCTACAAGGATATGTGCTCAAAAGTGGAAATGGCAACTCTGCATTCACCTGACCCTGATGATGACGACAGTGATGAGGAACCCCCACTTCAGGTGTATGCATATTAA
- the LOC123500452 gene encoding uncharacterized protein LOC123500452, whose translation MAASSPPCFQCGGCQRYFDSLLDVTEHQKQCDARAPTAMVAAATEAPPAPVAAGTAPPAPMAAGTAPVAEGTGPGPATMGGKGFFWPINAVLLLIATVGDFKQEFAKGTRRKVEVWRDVALTMRQEGYPVNGEHCDKKMRSLKQRYKIIKDNSKLSGRGTDEQWPFYDVMDSFMAGDPSVQPFHWSLLFKYRQQNQPLPHTIQHFQPPLPSPTNCLLLTSCQWCLSKTPFIISSYWKHDGHTTGSSLPCFTDTFSCFTINFSCFTAILSCFTAYLSCFTANFFLPSNPFNLSITSPYHSITFPFFNTLYGATSFIH comes from the exons ATGGCTGCCTCTTCACCACCATGCTTTCAGTGTGGGGGCTGCCAACGCTACTTTGATAGCTTACTTGATGTCacagaacatcaaaaacaatgcg ACGCTCGGGCACCTACCGCCATGGTGGCTGCTGCTACAGAGgcccctccagcacctgtgGCTGCAGGAACAGCCCCTCCAGCACCTATGGCTGCAGGAACAGCACCTGTGGCTGAGGGAACAGGCCCGGGCCCTGCCACCATGGGAGGTAAAG GTTTCTTCTGGCCTATAaatgctgtcctcctcctcattgccaCAGTGGGAGATTTCAAGCAAGAATTTGCAAAGGGGACtagaaggaaggtggaggtgtggagggacGTGGCTCTGACGATGCGCCAAGAAGGCTATCCAGTGAATGGAGAACACTGCGATAAGAAAATGCGCTCCCTAAAGCAAAG GTACAAGATCATCAAAGACAACAGCAAGTTGAGTGGGCGAGGCACTGATGAACAATGGCCATTCTATGATGTCATGGATAGCTTCATGGCAGGAGACCCATCAGTGCAGCCCTTTCACTGGAGTCTTCTCTTCAag TACCGGCAACAGAATCAACCACTGCCCCACACCATCCAACACTTCCAGCCTCCCCTGCCCTCTCCAACCAACTGTCTCTTGCTCACCAGCTGCCAGTGGTGTCTCAGCAAAACGCCCTTCATCATCTCCAGCTACTGGAAGCATGATGGCCACACCACTGGCA GTTCCCTCCCCTGCTTCACAGACACCTTCTCCTGCTTCACAATCAATTTCTCCTGCTTCACAGCCATTCTCTCCTGTTTCACAGCCTATCTCTCCTGCTTCACAGccaacttcttccttccttccaatccCTTCAACCTCTCAATCACTTCCCCCTACCACTCAATCACCTTCCCCTTTTTCAACACCCTTTATGGTGCCACCTCATTCATCCattag